Within the Bacillus mesophilus genome, the region GATTCTTCGCCAATTGTTGCAGCAACCGTATCAAGTCCCACTGGTCCACCCCGAAACTTCTCAATAATTCCTATTATTAATTTATGGTCAATATGATCTAATCCTAATCTATCTACCTGAAGCATCTCCAATGCCTCACTGGCAATATCTTTATGAATGACACCGTTTCCTCTAACCTGTGCAAAATCACGAACTCTCCTTAGTAACCTGTTTGCTATTCTAGGAGTTCCTCTAGATCTTCTCGCGATCTCAATTGTTGCTTCTTTTACAATTTCTACTTCAAGGATTGAAGCAGCACGTTCTACAATGTCAGCTAATTGTTCCTCATTATAATATTCTAATCGGCTTAACACACCAAACCTGTCACGAAGAGGAGCTGATAATGCACCTGCTCTTGTTGTAGCTCCAACAAGGGTAAAAGGAGGCAAGTCAATTCGTACAGACCGGGCAGTTGGACCTTTTCCGATCACAATATCTATGCAAAAATCCTCCATAGCTGGGTAAAGCACTTCTTCTATCGTACGTTGAAGTCGATGAATTTCATCAATAAAGAGGACATCACCAGGCTCTAATGCTGTTAAGATGGCTGCTAAATCTCCAGGACGTTCAATAGCAGGGCCGGAAGTTGTTCTGATTTGGACACCCATTTCATTTGCGATAATAGTGGCTAATGTTGTTTTTCCAAGGCCAGGCGGTCCATATAAAAGCACATGGTCCAACGTTTCATTTCTCATTTTTGCAGCTTCAATAAAAATTTTTAAATTTTCCTTTACCTTTGTCTGGCCAATATAGTGTTCAAGAAGTTGTGGTCGGAGTGTTTGATCAAGGGACTCTTCTTCAAACACTGCTTCTACTGAAACTAGACGTTCATCCAAATTAGTTTCCCCTCCTTATTATTTACCTTGAACTAACTGAAGTAATGCTACTTTTATGTATTGGTCGGTAGTCATGTTTTCCTTTTCTAAATGAGGAACAACCTTCTTTATTTCACGGTCAGCATAGCCCAGTACCTTTAATGCTTCAAGTGCTTCCTCAAGTGCGATATTTGATTCTCGATTGCCTCTCTGAACTGAAGTAGCATTCTGGGCAACACTTGTATCCATTACATCAGATACCTTTCCTTTTAAATCAAGAATAATTTGTCTAGCGGTTTTCTTTCCAACTCCTGGGAATTTGACTAAGAAAGCCTCATCTTCGTCTTCAATCGCGGATACCACTTGTTCTGGTCTTCCAAATGCCAAAATGGCAAGCGCTCCTCTTGGTCCAATACCCGTAACATTTAAAAGCTTCATAAATAGCGAACGATCTTTTCGAGTAGGAAATCCGTATAATGCTAAAATGTCCTCTCTGACATGCTGATATGTAAAGATAATCGTTTCTTGATTTTGCTCGTATATATATGGATTGGGAGTATGTATTAAGTAACCCATTCCTTGATGATCAATAACTATATACTCTGGATTTACGTCAACAATTTGTCCCTTTATAAACTCAATCAACTTTCTCTCTCCCTTAAATAGGCTGTTTATATTTTAGCATAAAAATAATGCTACAACAGTATAAAAAGCGCAAGCGCCCGGTTTAGCCCCGACAAGCAAATGTTCCTTGAAGAGAAAAAGGGCGACCTTTCCCTTTTACTCTTCAAGGGTTATTTGACCAAGGAAAAAGTGTTGTTTCTTTTTCCCTCGAGGTAAGATGAAATTGCAAAGATCGTTGCAATTTCATCTTGGCTGGGCGCTGGAGCTAGATTACTACAGATATATCGTTTTATGAATAACACTAATAACTATAATTTCTTATTATTTGTATAAAAGCCGCAAGCTCTCGGCTCCTCCTTGATAAACTGTAAATAAAAGAAAATTATACTTAAAGTAAGGAGAGAAACTTAACATAAAATAAGGCGAACCGCTGTGGTTCACCTTGTTACCTTAAGGAGACATAGAAAAAGGCTTAAATACCTCTAAAACTTCTACATAATTGTCCTTAGAACGAATTGGTATTCCTTTTTTTAATTCTTCATGTTTTCTACTTTCAAGTTTACTAACATCAATTTGAAAAAATGATTGTATAACATTTTCGGCATCTGGCTTCCCATTAAAAATGGTCAGGGTTCCATTGCTCGTTAATCCAAAATATCCATTTGCTTTTAGTAACGGTGAAATATCATCTATTTGTTTTTGAAAAACAATTAGTTGCTCGTCCTGATCGATAAGCTGCCAAGAATCATATGCAGCCCAGAAATCCTCCATTGACCAAATTGTTTCTTCAATAATTTCTTCACTAACTTCTCCATCTAAGTATACTCGCTCCAAAATAACCGTAACGGTTAGTGGTCCTGTGACCATCTGAGCTTCTTGTTCATTTGACTTAACAGTGGGCTGCTCTTCTGCTGACGTGATTAGAATCCCTGTTAGACTAAAAAGAATAAGTCCTAACCAGAGGATTTTTGTATACTGATTTTTGACTTTCATTGTATACACCTCTTTTACAAGTTGATACTACTAAATATAGGTAAACAGTAGTTTAGTCTATCCAGACGATGAAATTATATCCAGTATATTTGCTTTTTCTTTCTTACAACAAATTTATATTGACTATACCTTGCTTCTCCCATAATAATTAAGTTGTCAGAGTCGCATTAACGAGGTGTTATATGAAGATTGAAAGCGTTATTATATTAGTTAACAAAATGTGTGATGAATCAAGATACACAAAAGCTCGTGAAATTATATATAAAGAATGGGATCGCCTCACAGAATCTAAAACATATACGCTATTAAATAAAAATGCTAAAGAATTTGTTATGATTATAAAGGCTGAAAAAGAGGATGGATCTTTTGAAGCTTTAACATTTTCGGAAAAAAAGACCTTAAATTTATTTAACCAGTATATAAGAGATACCAACTTATCTTTTGCTAAGCGGATTTATCACGCAAATATAGAGCTCTTTGAAAAAAAGGCAGCTCAAAACTGGCTTCATGGTGATGCTAAAATTTTTTATGATGCTTGGAAAAAGTTCATAAATGAACCTAACAAATAGTTCTCAAAAAAAAGAGTAGGTAAAAACCTACTCTACAAAATGAAACACCAGATACTTCTATTTATTTTGTGTCACGGAAAGGAGTTCGAATGGCATCATCAATCTCTTCTCCAAGCTCTTGAAACATATCACGAACGTCCTCATCTAAATCTCCAGTTGGTCCACCATCTCTTAACTCATTATCAATATTGCGTGCTCTTGTAAAAATGCTTTCATCCGTTACCACTCTCACATCTTTCCCAGCGGTTACAGAACGAATGGCATCACGCACTTCTTCCTTAACTGTTGCATCATTACGATCATTTGTGTCGATTGCAACTAATACATCGTCTCCACTAACAATCGTTCTAACGTCATCAACATTTTTCACACGTTGTACACGGTTAGAAATATCCTCCGCTAAACGACCATTGTAGTTATGATCATAGGAAGAACGTGCGTTGTTGTCTCTCCCTGCCATTTGACCATGATAGTTATAGTCAGTACGTGCAAAACGATTATCACGTGCTAAGCCGTTATCGTTTGCTGCATTTGGTCTTGTAGGGTTATTAACCCCTTTGTTATCGCCATAATCTTGTAGTGTTCTGTTGTCATAGCGAATACCTGTAAGACCGTCGTTATCGTTGAACTCATTTCTGACATTCTTACGTCCACCATCGTTTTGCTGATCAATAAATCCATCATCTCTTGTCCCGATGTTTCCACGGTAATTAACATCGTTTCCAGTGGCTCTATCATTATAACCTGCACGATTGGTGTTTCTTGTATTGTTATTAACCCCACGAACATTGTTACCTCTATTGTTATTGTTATCTCCTGCACGATCTAGCATTTCTGTTACAGGTCCATCATTATCACGCTCTGGTAATATTGCATTACCTGTGTTATTGTCATTTGCATTATTTTCATCTGAGTAATACCCTACTTGTCTCATGCCATTTCCACCCATGGCACCTTCATCTGCATTGTTATTACAAGCAGTAAGACCACTTAATAAGAAAGCGGTTGACAGTGTATACAAGATTTTTTTATTCAACGCAAATACCCCCCACAGTTATGATAGATCGTTATGAGTGTTTAAACACTCCTTACTATCTTGGCAGTTTGAGGGGGGAATTAATCTGTTATATATCGGCAGTTACGCGAACTACTTCCACATTACGTTAAAACTTGGGAGGAGCAGCAGCTAATTCACGTTTATGATGTGACTGGTTATGTAATTTTTCAATTATTCTTCTGTCTTCCTCTGGTATGTCTTCACCTCTTAAATATTTATCAATCATATTATAAGTGGTGCCCATTTCATTTTCATCTGTTTGACCTTCCCAAAGCCCCGCACTTGGTGCCTTGTTTACAACCTCTTCTGGAACACCTAGAGCAATCGCCAATTCTCTAACTTCACCCTTAGTAAAGTGGACTAGTGGAACTAAATCAACACCACCATCTCCGTACTTTGTAAAATAACCAGTATGCCATTCTGCTGCATTATCCGTTCCTACGACTAAATAACCGAAATTATTAGCAACAGCATATAGAGTAGTCATGCGAAGGCGAGCTCTAGTATTAGCGTCCCCAAGCTTAGCTGCTTTCTCATTCCATTGTTCCTTTTGTTTTAACTGCTGTTCTAATTCAGAGAATAAAGTTTCGTGTGTAGATGTTAAATCAATTAATAAATGATCTATTCCACTACTATTGACTACCCTCAGTGCATCCTCTTGATCATTAGGGTTACTCTTACATGGCATAATCAATCCTAGAGATTGGTTCGGGAAAGCTCGTTTAATAAGATGAGTAACAACTGCAGAATCAATCCCGCCGCTAATGCCAACGATTGCTCCATTTAATCCAGCACCGTTCACTTTCTCTTGTAACCATCGAACAAGCTTTTCAATTTTTTCTTCCATGTTTGTCTTCCTTTCCAAATTCAACTTTCTCATATCTTACCATAAGAAATAATTTTTCTAAAAGAACTTCATCTAGTATTTATTTTTTTTGTTTACACTATATAACAAAAGAGCTACGGGGCATTTCTCTAAGATTACTGTATTATGCTGAACATATTAAATTCTAGAACATAAAAAGGACGATTCAAAAGAATCGTCCCCTTACTATTATAGATTAAAATCGTCATCATCATCAAAATCTGGCATACCTAATGGCCCTTGTGTCGGAAATCCTGGTTGTGCTGTTGGATAACCCGGTACTCCTGGAAAACCTTGCTGAGGTGCTGCTGGGTAACCTGGTGCTGCTCCAAACCCTGGTTGAGGTGCCATTGGAAAACCTGGCGTGCCGTACCCCTGTTGAGGTGCTACTGGATACCCCGGGGCTCCTGCTTGGAATCCTGGTGCTCCATAACCTGGTGCTACTTGGTAACCTGGTGTTCCTGGATAACCTGGATAACCTGGAATACCATAACCTGGTCTTACTGTTTCTTGATCTAGGTCAGCTTCAAAATCCGGAGCTTCTGCTTCCCATGCGCGGGGAACTCCGTAGCCTGGTGTGAAACCTGGAAAACCTGGAACGCCAAATCCCGGTTGCATCCCTGGAAATCCTGGTTCTCTAAATCCACCTTCAGGTACTCCATCAAAATCTACATCCTCACCAACAGGAAAACCTGAGAAGCCTGGTTGAGCTCCTTGCTGGAATCCTTGCTGGAATCCTTGCTGAAACCCTGGTTGAGCGCCTGGCTGGAATCCTGGTTGGAATCCTGGTTGAACTCCTGGTTGGAATCCTTGCTGGAATCCTGGTTGAACTCCTGGTTGGAATCCTTGCTGGAATCCTGGTTGTGCGCCTGCCTGAAATCCTGGTTGGAATCCTTCCTGGAAGCCTGGTGCAGGGTAGCCACTGAAACCAGGTTGTTGGAAGTGAGGCTGTGGAAAGCCTGGCTGTCCTCCAGGAAACATTGGCATTTCTGGCATATCATCTAAATCAGTATCAACTCCTGCAACGGCTGTTGGATAGCCCGGTTGTGGATATCCTGGTTGACCAAAAAATGGTGCAGGTCCTGGTGCTCCACCTGGTGCAGGCCCATATGGATGAAAGTTAAAACCGTATCCGGGATTAATACCTGTTATTGGTATACAGTATCCTCCCTGATAAGGTGCTTGTTGTGGAGGAAGTTCTGGACCTGGCGCAGTTGGAACAACTGGCTCATCCGCTTCATCAACCGCAGGTGAAACAGCTGTTGGTGGCTGTTGCGGAATATAAGTTGGTGCATTTTGATAAGCCATATTTATATTATAATTATTAATATCCATCTCAAGTTGAGGCAATTGAGGTAGCTTTGGTGCATAAGGCATTTTCGGCATTTCTTTCATTACCTCTGGCTTAACCGGCGTCTCCTTCACAACGGGCTTAGGAGCCGGAGATAGATCTTTAAATGGATGAACCACTTCTTCTTTTATTGGCGCAATAGGTGCCTCTTTAATAGGTGTTTCTTTAGCCTGTGAAACTGGTGCCTCTTTCGTAATCGGTGCTTCCTTCTTTACTTGAACCCCGGCTGTAGGAACCTTAACTTTCATTCCGGGCATAATCATATCTGGATTACTAAGTTGTGAATTTACTTGCTTTAATTCTTCAAAATCAACACCGTATTTTTGAGCAATCTTCCAAAGAGTATCACCCTTTTGAACAATATGGATTTTCACGATATATCCCTCCCATGGCAAATTCTTTATCAGTCTATGCAGCATTCGCCTAATTGCCACTCTTACTCATCACAACTTATGCACATAGATAAAAAATTATGCTACTTGAAAAGTAGGACATACAACTAGAAAACCCAGTTATACAAGGGCATTTGACGGGACATGATACTCCTGAATGCTTAGGAAAAACAATTATTTAGCCTACGTTTTAAACTTTGTTGTTGATTTTCATTACAGGACACTCGCTTTCCGCGGGCGAATTCGGGAGCCTCCTCGGCGAAATGCGCGCATGCTGGGTCTCCCGTGACCCGCTCTCCCGCGCTTGCACGGGATGTGCTGACCTCTTCACTCGCGTCCTTCCACTACAATCAACAGTGCAAAAAATTAACACTGTTCTTTAACACAGCCATAATTTTGAATACGTATCAACGTTTCATCGTACTCTACTAATTTATTTTCAAAAACAACGTCATTTCAAAAGGCAGTTGAAGTTTGATTTTTGATCGTCAAAAAAAGCTAGGTTAGCACCTAGCTTCAATTTGGACGCTCCAGCATTCTATTTAATGCAAGAATAGCGTTATCGGCAATAGATTTCTCTACCTTTATTTGATTTTTCACTTCTCCAGCTTCTAGTGTTTCCAATGACCATAGAAGATGTGGTAAATCTATTCGATTCATCGTTAGACAGGGACACATATGCGGGTTAAGTGAAATAATTTCTTTGTCAGGATGATTTGAGATAATTCTCTTAACAAGATTCATTTCTGTTCCGATTGCCCATTTGCTTCCTGCTTCTGCCTTTTCAATCGTATCTATAATATATTTAGTTGAACCAGCGTAATCAGATAAAGCGACTACTTCACGGCTACATTCTGGGTGAACAATAATGTTCATATCAGGTTTTTCTGCTCTAACTGTAGCAATATTCTGCACTGTAAAGTTCTCATGTACGGAACAGTGACCTTTCCATAAAATAACCTTTACATCTTCAATATTTCCATCATATTCGAGTACATCTTTAATTGGGTCCCAAATCGCCATTTGGTCAAGTGGAACACCAAGATCAAATGCTGTATTTCTGCCTAAATGTTGGTCAGGTAAAAAGAGAATTCTCTCTTTCTGGGTAAATGCCCAAGCTACCATACTCGTTGCATTAGAAGAGGTAACCGTTGCTCCCCCATATGATCCACAAAATGCTTTAATGGCAGCAGTAGAATTCACATAGGTAAGCGGTAGGATCGTATCACCAAAAAGGTTCATTAACTTTTCCCATGCACGTTGTGTTTGATGAATGTCTGCCATGTCAGCCATAGAACAGCCAGCACGCATATCTGGTAAAATAACCACTTGTTCTGGGGTTGTTAAAATATCAGCTGTTTCTGCCATAAAGTGAACACCACAAAATACAATATATTCAGCTAATGTATTAGCTGCCGATTCTTGGGCTAGCTGTAAAGAGTCACCAGTTGCATCTGCAAACTGTATGACCTCGTCTTTTTGATAGTGATGACCTGGAATAAAAAGCTTCTCACCAAATTTTTGCTTAATTTCACGAACACGATTTTCCATTTCCTCAACGGACATCGTTTTATATTTTTCTGGTAGCTGGTGATCTGTTGTTTTTAATGCCTCTAAAATATTCATTTACTTCTCCCCCTCACTTTTCCAGCCTGTAACAAAGCTTATATCCAGTGCCTTATATGAATGAGTTAGCAAACCAAGCGAGATATAATCTACTCCTGTTTGGCCATAATCCTTTAATGCATCAATCGTAATACCACCTGATGCTTCCGTTACGATATGGTTCGGAACTAGCTCTACAAATTCTGCTATCTCTGGTGGTTTACGGTTATCGAACATAATGACATCAGCGCCTGCTGCGACCGCTTCTAATACAGCTTCTCTGGATTCTGTTTCAACTTCAATCTTTATCATATGGCCGGTGTTTTCTCTTACAGCGTTAACTGCTTTAGTAATAGAACCACTAAAAGCGATATGATTGTCCTTAATCATTACTCCGTCATATAAACCAAAACGATGATTAGAACCACCACCACATTTAACAGCATACTTTTCAAACATACGCAGACCTGGAGTTGTCTTTCTAGTATCACAGATCTTCGTATGATCACTATCCAATGCTTTTACTGCAGCCGCTGTTAGGGTAGCGATCCCACTCATTCTTTGAAGTAAGTTTAAAATAATTCTTTCCCCTGTGAGTAAAGCAACGATAGGTCCCTTCACTGTCGCAATGATGTCACCTGGTACTAAAACCTCTCCATCTTTTTTGTACAAGTTGACTGATATGGTCGGATCAAATAAGTGAAGACACTCTTTTATCACATCCACACCCGCAAGAATTCCAGGCTCTTTTGCCAGAACCTTACCTTCTCCTATTTGTGAAGGAGGAAATATGGATGATGTTGTAAGATCTTGTTCGCCAATATCTTCAATTAAAAACCTTTTCAATTCTTCACGTAATTTTATAATATTCATCGTTTCCTCCTAATTTACAACGGCGTGTTCTAATGCATTTCTAGTAATTGTACGATGATCCCAAACTTTGTTTACATCTGGAAAATCAGCTCTATAGTGACCTCCACGACTCTCCTCACGGTGTAAGGCCGAGCTCGCTATTAGCCAAGCAGTCGTTATCATATTTAGTAAGCATATTTTTTCTTTATTAAAATGTAGCTCCTTGGGCTTGAGTTGAATATACGGTTCTAGTACCATCACAACCTCCTCTAGCTCACGCTTGCTACGGACAATACCCACGGATTTCATCATCATTTCTTTAATTTCTTCCTTAGTCGGAAGTTGGTTTTTTGATTGTACCGTCGGACGTTCGTCCCGTAGTGCTTTCTGAGAAACAGGGCGTGTCGCTTGGGATAAAATGAAATCCGCCATCAGATTTGAAAAGACTATTCCTTCAAGAAGGGAGTTACTCGCTAGGCGATTTGCACCATGCACCCCCGTACAGGCTACCTCTCCTATAGCAAATAGACCTGGAATTGTGCTTTGACTATATGAATCCACCTTAATTCCGCCCATCATAAAATGTGCTCCCGGAACAACCGGAATTTTACCATCACTAGGACTAATTCCATTACGCTTACATAGTGATGTAATCGTTGGAAAATGAGATGAAAAGTTTTCAATCATGGTTATATCTAAAAAAATACTTTCACCCTTTTTTACTTCCTCAAAGATCACTCTTGCTACTACGTCTCTAGGAGCTAAATCAAGAAGTGGATGCTGGCCTTCCATGATTTTACGTCCATTTTTAGTTACTAGGGTTGCTCCTTCTCCTCTAACGGCTTCTGAAATTAAACCTGGACAATGACCATTTACGTATAAAAGAGTAGGGTGAAATTGGATAAATTCCATATCGATTAAATCTGCACCAGCACGGTAAGCCATTGCGTATCCATCGCCAACGATACTATGGTCATTAGAGGAGTGCTCATATAATCCACCACAACCACCAGTAGCTAAGATTACATGGTTTGCGTAATAAGAAGTTAACTGAGAATGTTCATCAAGAGTTTGTACTCCAACACAACTACCATCATTTACAATAAGATCAATGGCAAGCTCATGTTCGATAATTTGTACTTTATTACAAAGCTTTTTCAAAAGAAACTGGACAAGAGCCTTTCCAGTTGCATCTCCACCTGCATGTAAAATTCTTCGGATTGAATGCGCACCTTCTTGCCCCAGCTTAATTCTACCTGCTTCATCTTTATCAAATTGCATACCTTGTTGTATTAGTTCTTCCATATAGCGAGGGCCTTCTTGAACAAGCGCTTTTACTGCACTTTCAAGATTATGTCCACAGCCAGCAAGAATTGTATCGTTAAAGTGTGTACTCCAGTCATCATCACTAGATATTGCAGCGGCGACACCGCCTTGAGCTAACATTGAATTACTATTATATTTTGATGACTTTGTGAAAATAATCACATTCTTTTCCATACATAGACGGTTTGCTGCAACTAATGCAGCTAATCCACTACCAATAATCACAACATCTGATTTGGGCATAAAAATGCCTCCTATTCAGCCAAGTGTTTACTTCTGTCTTGACACCTATATTTACATATATTTAAACTAATGACAAGAGTTTTTTTCCGACTCGATATTGAGTTTTTTGGTATGATAGAGAAACAAACTCTAAAAAAGCTAAATACAATCCCTTTAGATAGGGTTATGAATACATCAAATTAAATGAGAGTTATTAAAGGAAAAAGGATGATGATGGTGATATATCTAGACTATGCTGCAACTACTCCAATGAGGGAAGAAGCCATTCAAACATTTACTGAGGCTTCTAAGCACTTTTACGGAAATCCTAGTAGCCTTCATGATATTGGTACAAAAGCATCAACATTGTTAGAAACTTGTCGAGAAGAATTAGCAAGGTTATTTTCTGGTCAACCTCAAGGCGTATTCTTTACAAGTGGTGGATCGGAATCAAATATTCTTGCGATTCGCTCTTTACTTCAGGGCTCAACAAAAAAAGGGAAGCATCTTATTACAACGAAGATTGAGCACTCTTCAGTGTTTAACCTTTTTCAACAATTAGAAAAAGAAGGATATTCTGTAACCTACCTATCTGTAAATTCAAAAGGACAAGTAAGCCTAGATGAACTTAAAAAAGCAATTCAGCCAACAACCCTACTAGCATCTATACATCACGCTAGTTCAGAAATTGGGACAATTCAGCCTATAGAAGAAATCGGTAGACTGTTGCATGCCGAAAATATTTTATTTCACAGTGATTGTGTGCAGACATTCGGAAAACTGCCTATAAATGTTGAAACTAGTTATATCGATAGTTTATCCATTTCAAGTCATAAGCTTTACGGACCAAAAGGTGTTGGAGCATGTTATATAAATCCTAAGCATCAATGGTCTCCATATTTTGAGGGTACCTCTCATGAAAAAGGATTCCGTCCAGGTACAGTAAACGTTCCTGGAATTGCTAGCTTTTTAAGTGCAGCTCAGCTCATTCATGAAAACATGAAGGTTGAAACAGAGCGGTTAGAAATGCTCAGAAAACAATTTTTGTCGGGTATTATTGAAAGAGAGCTTCCTATAGAAGTAGAGGGGCATGCTACTAGTACATTGCCTCATATACTTGGTTTATCGATTAGAGGAATGGAAGGACAATATGCAATGCTCGAATGTAATCGACATGGTCTAGCCATTTCGACTGGCAGTGCCTGCTCTGTTGGAAAGCAAGCACCATCAAAGACTATGATGGCAATAGGAAAAGATGCCTCCACTGCTAAACAGTTTATTCGTCTTTCTTTCGGAAAATGGACGACTGCAACCGATATTGATCAAACAATCGACACATTAGGTAAGATTATTACAGCCTATCAAAAATAATTAGGGAGACAAATATGAAAAAAAAGCTCTTGGGTGAAGAACGGAGAACTCTTTTATTACAATGGTTAAAAACAGCTGAGACGCCCTTAACTGGTTCAGATTTAGCAGATCGTTCTAATGTCAGCAGACAAGTCATTGTACAGGATATCTCTCTGCTAAAAGCCAAAAATGAACCGATTGTAGCAACCTCTGAAGGGTATATTTATCTGACCTCCTCACAAGATCAGATATTATTTCAGGAGGTCATTGTTTGTAAGCATACACCCGCTGAAACAAAGGAAGAGCTATGTATGATTGTTGACCATGGTGTATCTGTAAAGGATGTTAGAATTGAGCACCCTGTTTATGGTGATTTGTCCGCATCAGTTCGTGTAAGTAATCGAATCGAAGTGGATCAGT harbors:
- the nadC gene encoding carboxylating nicotinate-nucleotide diphosphorylase, encoding MNIIKLREELKRFLIEDIGEQDLTTSSIFPPSQIGEGKVLAKEPGILAGVDVIKECLHLFDPTISVNLYKKDGEVLVPGDIIATVKGPIVALLTGERIILNLLQRMSGIATLTAAAVKALDSDHTKICDTRKTTPGLRMFEKYAVKCGGGSNHRFGLYDGVMIKDNHIAFSGSITKAVNAVRENTGHMIKIEVETESREAVLEAVAAGADVIMFDNRKPPEIAEFVELVPNHIVTEASGGITIDALKDYGQTGVDYISLGLLTHSYKALDISFVTGWKSEGEK
- the nadB gene encoding L-aspartate oxidase, with the protein product MPKSDVVIIGSGLAALVAANRLCMEKNVIIFTKSSKYNSNSMLAQGGVAAAISSDDDWSTHFNDTILAGCGHNLESAVKALVQEGPRYMEELIQQGMQFDKDEAGRIKLGQEGAHSIRRILHAGGDATGKALVQFLLKKLCNKVQIIEHELAIDLIVNDGSCVGVQTLDEHSQLTSYYANHVILATGGCGGLYEHSSNDHSIVGDGYAMAYRAGADLIDMEFIQFHPTLLYVNGHCPGLISEAVRGEGATLVTKNGRKIMEGQHPLLDLAPRDVVARVIFEEVKKGESIFLDITMIENFSSHFPTITSLCKRNGISPSDGKIPVVPGAHFMMGGIKVDSYSQSTIPGLFAIGEVACTGVHGANRLASNSLLEGIVFSNLMADFILSQATRPVSQKALRDERPTVQSKNQLPTKEEIKEMMMKSVGIVRSKRELEEVVMVLEPYIQLKPKELHFNKEKICLLNMITTAWLIASSALHREESRGGHYRADFPDVNKVWDHRTITRNALEHAVVN
- a CDS encoding YhcN/YlaJ family sporulation lipoprotein, yielding MNKKILYTLSTAFLLSGLTACNNNADEGAMGGNGMRQVGYYSDENNANDNNTGNAILPERDNDGPVTEMLDRAGDNNNNRGNNVRGVNNNTRNTNRAGYNDRATGNDVNYRGNIGTRDDGFIDQQNDGGRKNVRNEFNDNDGLTGIRYDNRTLQDYGDNKGVNNPTRPNAANDNGLARDNRFARTDYNYHGQMAGRDNNARSSYDHNYNGRLAEDISNRVQRVKNVDDVRTIVSGDDVLVAIDTNDRNDATVKEEVRDAIRSVTAGKDVRVVTDESIFTRARNIDNELRDGGPTGDLDEDVRDMFQELGEEIDDAIRTPFRDTK
- the ruvA gene encoding Holliday junction branch migration protein RuvA; the encoded protein is MIEFIKGQIVDVNPEYIVIDHQGMGYLIHTPNPYIYEQNQETIIFTYQHVREDILALYGFPTRKDRSLFMKLLNVTGIGPRGALAILAFGRPEQVVSAIEDEDEAFLVKFPGVGKKTARQIILDLKGKVSDVMDTSVAQNATSVQRGNRESNIALEEALEALKVLGYADREIKKVVPHLEKENMTTDQYIKVALLQLVQGK
- a CDS encoding intercompartmental signaling factor BofC, encoding MKVKNQYTKILWLGLILFSLTGILITSAEEQPTVKSNEQEAQMVTGPLTVTVILERVYLDGEVSEEIIEETIWSMEDFWAAYDSWQLIDQDEQLIVFQKQIDDISPLLKANGYFGLTSNGTLTIFNGKPDAENVIQSFFQIDVSKLESRKHEELKKGIPIRSKDNYVEVLEVFKPFSMSP
- the nadA gene encoding quinolinate synthase NadA → MNILEALKTTDHQLPEKYKTMSVEEMENRVREIKQKFGEKLFIPGHHYQKDEVIQFADATGDSLQLAQESAANTLAEYIVFCGVHFMAETADILTTPEQVVILPDMRAGCSMADMADIHQTQRAWEKLMNLFGDTILPLTYVNSTAAIKAFCGSYGGATVTSSNATSMVAWAFTQKERILFLPDQHLGRNTAFDLGVPLDQMAIWDPIKDVLEYDGNIEDVKVILWKGHCSVHENFTVQNIATVRAEKPDMNIIVHPECSREVVALSDYAGSTKYIIDTIEKAEAGSKWAIGTEMNLVKRIISNHPDKEIISLNPHMCPCLTMNRIDLPHLLWSLETLEAGEVKNQIKVEKSIADNAILALNRMLERPN
- the ruvB gene encoding Holliday junction branch migration DNA helicase RuvB, which gives rise to MDERLVSVEAVFEEESLDQTLRPQLLEHYIGQTKVKENLKIFIEAAKMRNETLDHVLLYGPPGLGKTTLATIIANEMGVQIRTTSGPAIERPGDLAAILTALEPGDVLFIDEIHRLQRTIEEVLYPAMEDFCIDIVIGKGPTARSVRIDLPPFTLVGATTRAGALSAPLRDRFGVLSRLEYYNEEQLADIVERAASILEVEIVKEATIEIARRSRGTPRIANRLLRRVRDFAQVRGNGVIHKDIASEALEMLQVDRLGLDHIDHKLIIGIIEKFRGGPVGLDTVAATIGEESHTIEDVYEPYLLQIGFLQRTPRGRIVTELAYRHFKLEVPK
- the nadE gene encoding NAD(+) synthase, with protein sequence MEEKIEKLVRWLQEKVNGAGLNGAIVGISGGIDSAVVTHLIKRAFPNQSLGLIMPCKSNPNDQEDALRVVNSSGIDHLLIDLTSTHETLFSELEQQLKQKEQWNEKAAKLGDANTRARLRMTTLYAVANNFGYLVVGTDNAAEWHTGYFTKYGDGGVDLVPLVHFTKGEVRELAIALGVPEEVVNKAPSAGLWEGQTDENEMGTTYNMIDKYLRGEDIPEEDRRIIEKLHNQSHHKRELAAAPPKF
- the safA gene encoding SafA/ExsA family spore coat assembly protein, which translates into the protein MKIHIVQKGDTLWKIAQKYGVDFEELKQVNSQLSNPDMIMPGMKVKVPTAGVQVKKEAPITKEAPVSQAKETPIKEAPIAPIKEEVVHPFKDLSPAPKPVVKETPVKPEVMKEMPKMPYAPKLPQLPQLEMDINNYNINMAYQNAPTYIPQQPPTAVSPAVDEADEPVVPTAPGPELPPQQAPYQGGYCIPITGINPGYGFNFHPYGPAPGGAPGPAPFFGQPGYPQPGYPTAVAGVDTDLDDMPEMPMFPGGQPGFPQPHFQQPGFSGYPAPGFQEGFQPGFQAGAQPGFQQGFQPGVQPGFQQGFQPGVQPGFQPGFQPGAQPGFQQGFQQGFQQGAQPGFSGFPVGEDVDFDGVPEGGFREPGFPGMQPGFGVPGFPGFTPGYGVPRAWEAEAPDFEADLDQETVRPGYGIPGYPGYPGTPGYQVAPGYGAPGFQAGAPGYPVAPQQGYGTPGFPMAPQPGFGAAPGYPAAPQQGFPGVPGYPTAQPGFPTQGPLGMPDFDDDDDFNL